One genomic window of Aptenodytes patagonicus chromosome 3, bAptPat1.pri.cur, whole genome shotgun sequence includes the following:
- the SIX3 gene encoding homeobox protein SIX3 translates to MVFRSPLELYPTHFFLPNFAADPHHRSLLLASGGGGGGSGSGSGCSPGAGGGGGGSSRAPHEELSMFQLPTLNFSPEQVASVCETLEETGDIERLGRFLWSLPVAPGACEAINKHESILRARAVVAFHTGNFRDLYHILENHKFTKESHGKLQAMWLEAHYQEAEKLRGRPLGPVDKYRVRKKFPLPRTIWDGEQKTHCFKERTRSLLREWYLQDPYPNPSKKRELAQATGLTPTQVGNWFKNRRQRDRAAAAKNRLQHQAIGQSGMRSLAEPGCPTHSSAESPSTAASPTTSVSSLTERAETGTSILSDKHDFSFALFHGRISPTCMMMMIKFVSGKKYSL, encoded by the exons ATGGTGTTCAGGTCCCCGCTAGAGCTTTATCCCACCCATTTCTTCTTGCCAAACTTCGCCGCCGACCCGCACCACCGCTCCCTCCTTCTCgccagcggcggcggcggcggcggcagcggcagcggctcGGGCTGCAgccccggtgccggcggcggTGGAGGCGGCAGCTCCCGGGCACCCCACGAAGAGTTGTCAATGTTTCAGCTGCCCACACTCAACTTCTCCCCGGAGCAAGTGGCCAGCGTCTGCGAGACGCTGGAGGAGACTGGAGACATAGAGAGGCTGGGGAGGTTCCTCTGGTCGCTGCCGGTGGCGCCGGGGGCATGCGAGGCCATCAACAAGCACGAGTCCATCCTCCGCGCCAGGGCGGTGGTGGCCTTCCACACGGGCAACTTCCGAGACCTCTACCACATCCTGGAGAACCACAAATTCACCAAGGAGTCCCACGGCAAGTTGCAGGCCATGTGGCTCGAAGCGCACTACCAGGAGGCCGAGAAGCTAAGGGGTCGCCCGCTGGGGCCGGTTGATAAATACAGGGTGAGGAAGAAGTTTCCGCTGCCCAGGACCATTTGGGATGGCGAGCAGAAGACGCACTGCTTCAAGGAGAGGACTCGCAGCCTCCTGAGGGAGTGGTACCTGCAGGACCCTTACCCCAACCCCAGCAAGAAAAGGGAACTGGCTCAGGCCACGGGGCTCACCCCCACGCAAGTAGGCAACTGGTTCAAAAACCGAAGGCAAAGAGACAGAGCAGCGGCGGCTAAAAACAG GCTCCAGCACCAGGCGATAGGACAGAGCGGCATGCGGTCGCTGGCAGAGCCCGGCTGCCCGACACACAGCTCGGCCGAGTCTCCGTCCACGGCGGCCAGCCCGACCACCAGCGTCTCCAGTTTGACAGAAAGAGCCGAGACGGGCACCTCCATCCTCTCG GACAAGCACGATTTCTCCTTTGCGCTTTTCCATGGACGCATTTCACCCActtgcatgatgatgatgattaaatTTGTatctgggaaaaaatattctctatag